In the Desulfurispira natronophila genome, GACTGATACAGTAATTTCACCAATGAGATCTGAAGTTTTCTTGATTTGTTGGCGGATTTCGTCGAAGGCAGTGTTGGTTTCTTCTGCCACTTGGTTGCCTTCTTGAATTTGAGCAATGGTACTTTTGATTATATCAGCAGTTTCACGAGCAGCATTGGCACTGCGCTGGGCCAGGCTTTTCACTTCCTCGGCCACGACCGCAAAGCCCAGTCCGTGCTCTCCGGCACGGGCGGCTTCAACTGCAGCGTTCAGTGCCAGCAGATTGGTCTGGAAGGCAATTTCGTCGATGGTTTTGATGATATGGGAAATCCGCTCAGAAGAGGCGCTGACTTCTTCCATGGATGCCATAAGTTGCTGGATCTTGTCGTAGCCCTGGTTAGCTGCGGTGGTGGCGGAACCTGCCAATATGTCGGCCTGGCGGGTGTTCTCCGCATTCTGGTTGTTGATGGAGGTTGCCTCTTCCACCGTTGCGGTGACCTCTTCTACACTGTTGGCCTGCTCAGAGGCTCCTTCAGCCAGCGAGCTGGAGGAGGAGGCAATCTGATCTGATGCACTGACGACCTGGTTGTTGGCCTCTGAAATAGACCGTATAGAGCCAATTACCGGTTTGGCAAGCAAGTAGGAGAGCAGGAATGCCAAGAGGGCGACGGAGATAATAATGATTACACCGAGGATCAGGGCAATATTTCGCAAGTTGTATACAGGAGCCATGACTTCGTCATAGTATATTTCAGTTAAAGCCGCCCAAGTGGTTCCATAGACATTAATTGGTGCATAGGAAGAAAGTACAGTACCGCCCAGATAGTCTTCACCAACGGTAATGCCAGTTTGTCCCTGCAGGGCAGCGCGGGCCATTTCGGTGCGCACCGATCCCTGGCCTGGGTTACGGAAAGAGGCTGCAACAGTGTGTGTGCTGGGTTGAAGAAAGCTGTCGCTGCGCATAAGGTTGTCGGGGCCAACCAGATAGGTCTCGCCAGTTTCGCCCAGCCCGGCTCGGCTTTGCATTATATGATTTATCATTTCTATGCTGATATCCACCACCATGACGCCAAGCATTTCATCGCCGTCCATGATGGGAAGACCCATGAACATGGTGGGCTGGTTGTTGGCAGGGCTATAAGGTGCCATATCAACAAAGGTGGTTTGCCGAGTTGAAACTACTTGTCGCCATGCTTCTGCCAGTCCACTGTTGCGCAATTCGCCGCTACCTACGTTTTGCCCAAGGTCGCTCCGCTCTTGCAATGAGAACATGACGTGGCCGTGGGGGCGGCAGATCATGTAGATGTCATTGAGTTCAAAGGCATCGGCTGCAGTTTGGAAGAAACTGCGATACTCGTCGTACACTTCACGCACATCGTCGTAATCAGTAATAAAAAATGGGTCATCGGGCCCAACTTCGTAAAGATTGTGCAGGCGCCCCAGTTCGCGAAACATATCAGATACGTCTGATGTGCGAGAGAGCATACTGATAGCTGCTTCGGTATTGTTGAGATATAGTTCCAGCTCTCCCGTGAGAATTTCACGTATAGCTCCAAGCTTTTCAAAAGCTTCCTCTTCCAAAGCATTGGCAGCGGCAAAGTAGGAAATCAGGCCCATAATGAGAAAGGGTATAAAGCCGGTGAGGATAAGGGCAGTAACAAGCTGCTTTTTCAAAGTAAGTCCGGATTTCATGCAGGATCTCCTTCAAGGTGCGTTCAGGGGTACGGTGTAATTGATGTGCTGTTTATAAGCCTAATACCAGCTTTATGGACTTGACTAGCTTCTGATCGCTGAAGGGTTTTACCATCCAGCCGGTAACACCGATAGCCTTGCCCTTTTCTTTCATTTGAGCGGAACTTTCCGTAGTGAGGATGAGAATGGGTTTGCTTTTAAAGCGTGGATCCTGCTTGAGCTTGGCTGAAACTTCCAAGCCGCTGACCTGAGGCATATTGATATCAGAGATCAGCAGGTCGTAGTTGATATTGTCAGCAAATAGATCGTCAAGAAGCTGTTGCGGGTTACTGTAAGTGATAAAATCAATTTGCCCGGCGTCCACCAGTTCTTCAACCGCCAGCTCGGCAGAGGCTAGAATTGTGCGGGAATCGTCAACAAGTATTACCGTTTTGGCCATTATCTCCCCCGGGGTATTTTTGATGATGTCAGGCAGTTTATGTTGTGCCTGATACGTGAGACTGCAGTCGTAAGCATATTGCAAGGCGACTAGCAGTTGTTGCTTTTATTAGTCTGAGCGTATGGAATATGTATATTTATAGCATTTATTTATATTGGTTGCATATGGATTTTTGCACCATTTTTTGCAAAGATGCAGT is a window encoding:
- a CDS encoding methyl-accepting chemotaxis protein; amino-acid sequence: MKSGLTLKKQLVTALILTGFIPFLIMGLISYFAAANALEEEAFEKLGAIREILTGELELYLNNTEAAISMLSRTSDVSDMFRELGRLHNLYEVGPDDPFFITDYDDVREVYDEYRSFFQTAADAFELNDIYMICRPHGHVMFSLQERSDLGQNVGSGELRNSGLAEAWRQVVSTRQTTFVDMAPYSPANNQPTMFMGLPIMDGDEMLGVMVVDISIEMINHIMQSRAGLGETGETYLVGPDNLMRSDSFLQPSTHTVAASFRNPGQGSVRTEMARAALQGQTGITVGEDYLGGTVLSSYAPINVYGTTWAALTEIYYDEVMAPVYNLRNIALILGVIIIISVALLAFLLSYLLAKPVIGSIRSISEANNQVVSASDQIASSSSSLAEGASEQANSVEEVTATVEEATSINNQNAENTRQADILAGSATTAANQGYDKIQQLMASMEEVSASSERISHIIKTIDEIAFQTNLLALNAAVEAARAGEHGLGFAVVAEEVKSLAQRSANAARETADIIKSTIAQIQEGNQVAEETNTAFDEIRQQIKKTSDLIGEITVSVKEQSEGMDQISTAMSQIDKVTQQNAANSEEAAAAAQQLNAQAVNMLQSVAGVAAFVGYNMDSDAQRNLDRKNVAAGNPVRSSGQQRPATQLAPAYGHGEPASRSTAKTTKGELKQNRRNQQDDNDIFPLDDDDLKEF
- a CDS encoding response regulator, which translates into the protein MAKTVILVDDSRTILASAELAVEELVDAGQIDFITYSNPQQLLDDLFADNINYDLLISDINMPQVSGLEVSAKLKQDPRFKSKPILILTTESSAQMKEKGKAIGVTGWMVKPFSDQKLVKSIKLVLGL